The proteins below come from a single Pseudarthrobacter sp. SSS035 genomic window:
- a CDS encoding carbohydrate ABC transporter permease, protein MLPNRSRLSVLVFLLPPLLLYCVAVLFPIVQSLFLSFFSWNGISDMEFVGLANYVRMLTADDIFWRSFFNALGYLAICLVLQLGGALLVASLLTSMRRGRELIKTLYLLPAVISTVAIAFLFVRIYSIEPVGLLNQLLHWIGLGALERPWLSDINTVLTAVSAPEGWRFTGLYMLIIYAALLSVPQELEEAARLDGASRWQLFTKIRFPHIMPVWITTTIMATTYGLRGFDIPYLMTNGGPGQSSELLTTYMYKTAFSSTDFGYASTIAVFIVVECLVAVGLILFLLKRKADA, encoded by the coding sequence ATGCTTCCCAACAGGTCACGACTTTCTGTCCTGGTGTTCCTGCTCCCACCCTTGCTCCTTTACTGCGTCGCCGTGCTGTTCCCCATCGTGCAGTCGCTGTTCCTCAGCTTCTTCTCCTGGAACGGCATCAGCGACATGGAGTTCGTAGGGCTCGCCAACTACGTGCGGATGCTCACCGCAGACGACATCTTCTGGCGCTCCTTCTTCAACGCCCTCGGATATCTCGCCATCTGCCTGGTGCTGCAGCTCGGCGGCGCCCTGCTCGTGGCCAGCCTCCTCACCTCAATGCGACGCGGCCGCGAGCTCATCAAGACCCTCTACCTGCTGCCGGCGGTGATCTCCACCGTGGCCATCGCGTTCCTCTTCGTGCGCATCTACTCGATCGAACCGGTTGGCCTGCTCAACCAGCTCCTGCACTGGATCGGCCTCGGCGCCCTTGAACGGCCGTGGCTCTCGGACATCAACACCGTGCTCACCGCAGTATCGGCTCCGGAAGGGTGGCGGTTCACCGGCCTGTACATGCTCATCATCTACGCGGCGCTGCTGTCCGTCCCGCAGGAACTTGAGGAGGCGGCCCGCCTCGACGGCGCCTCACGGTGGCAACTGTTCACCAAGATCCGCTTCCCGCACATCATGCCCGTCTGGATCACCACCACGATCATGGCAACCACCTACGGCCTGCGCGGATTCGACATCCCCTACCTCATGACCAACGGCGGCCCCGGACAGTCCTCGGAGCTGCTGACCACCTACATGTACAAGACGGCCTTCTCGAGCACCGACTTCGGATACGCCAGCACCATCGCCGTATTCATCGTCGTCGAGTGCCTGGTGGCCGTAGGGCTCATCCTCTTCCTGCTCAAACGAAAGGCGGACGCATGA